In Gimesia benthica, a single window of DNA contains:
- a CDS encoding DUF6797 domain-containing protein: MKAVVRLPFLVCLLCCAFPSLIFSQELSSSLEQQLRQAPLNRLAQEARLRGNPERGALVFYKSVAACIKCHDSGANATPLGPDLTKADQNASDEYLVESILFPSRKIKQGFETVNIVTSAGKLISGLVAEERPDALVLRDAANLGQEIVVPKDDIDERTSGSKSMMPEGLVATLHDQAEFYDLVSYVFEIARGGAQRAAELKPSAEALIVKDDTQNLDHAGIIKRMNQRDFAEGERIYHGLCKNCHGMDGNTPSLPTARAFGTQPLKFGVDPYRMFLTLSKGNGLMGPMQHLSPRERYQVVHYIREKFMKPGNPAYQRVTPDYLKQLPPGTESGEFDLKIERDFGPALASQLSRITTSALTVKLNAETTISYDLHTLNQAGLWQGGFLDLSETQHIRGRGEGVPEPDGKQLAGLAGWQWGHEGTLDYPREKLRPRGPLPAEWLRYHGHYVHGNQLVLSYAIDDREILELPQAIPGKTAVRHSLRIGPGKALVLSTATPQIPDAVAFIAGPGNQSSMERTQDATGTFAFCGQLETGTFAASAVRGDTKGMTWHVDDKQRFVLSIPADQESRLIEISCFMGKEEADYDAAQTLFREAEQTEVTDPRSLIQGGKANCPDVLTTVGYPGLETGAYALDTITIPRETPWNTWFRTSALDFFPDGRMVVSTHGGDIWIVSGLDKGLLDLKWKRFAGGLYEPFGIKVVDGLIYVTCKDRLTRLHDLNQDGEADFYESFSADTDVSRFFHSFNFDLQTDSQGNFYYTKCGQYTSYALPGAVIKVSPDGKQRDVVCTGFRTPNGMGMLPDDRMTVSDNQGNWIPASKISLVKPGGFYGYVQTHAGGKNWAPDGGRIDHRKVIPPKTFDQPLIWMPQDYDNSSGGQLWVDDPRWGPLSGRLLHTSFGKGWMYYLILQDFEDVSQAAIIKLPFHFSTGIHRARVNPADGQVYAVGLDGWNGGGRRGLRDQGIQRLRYTGKPLSMVTDCQVEADGLRIDFNFPLDPKSASDLKSYFAEQWNYHWRPEYGSDMFSPATDRPGKDKLNIKSALLSADGKSVKLMVPDLKPVNQVHLKLNLKAKSGEPFAEEVYWTINRVPKP, from the coding sequence ATGAAAGCTGTTGTGCGACTGCCATTCCTGGTTTGCCTGCTCTGTTGTGCGTTTCCTTCACTGATCTTCTCCCAGGAACTGTCGAGTTCCCTGGAGCAACAACTCCGGCAGGCCCCCTTAAACAGGCTGGCACAAGAAGCCCGACTGCGCGGGAATCCGGAACGAGGTGCACTGGTCTTCTACAAATCGGTCGCCGCCTGTATCAAATGCCACGACAGTGGAGCCAACGCAACTCCCCTCGGTCCCGACCTGACTAAGGCAGACCAAAACGCCAGCGATGAATACCTGGTTGAATCGATTCTCTTTCCGTCCCGCAAGATCAAGCAGGGCTTCGAAACGGTCAACATCGTCACCAGCGCAGGGAAGCTGATTTCCGGCCTGGTTGCAGAGGAGCGTCCCGACGCTCTGGTGCTCCGCGACGCAGCCAACCTGGGTCAGGAAATTGTCGTCCCCAAAGACGACATCGACGAACGAACCAGCGGCAGTAAGTCGATGATGCCCGAGGGACTCGTGGCGACGCTGCACGATCAGGCTGAGTTTTATGATCTGGTCAGCTATGTCTTTGAGATCGCCCGCGGCGGTGCACAACGGGCAGCGGAACTTAAGCCGTCAGCGGAAGCACTCATCGTTAAAGACGATACCCAAAACCTCGATCATGCAGGAATCATTAAGAGGATGAACCAGCGTGACTTTGCCGAAGGGGAACGTATCTATCACGGTCTGTGCAAGAACTGTCACGGCATGGATGGCAATACACCTTCGCTCCCCACCGCCCGGGCCTTCGGGACACAGCCGCTCAAATTTGGTGTAGATCCCTATCGGATGTTTCTCACACTCTCAAAAGGAAACGGGCTGATGGGCCCGATGCAGCATCTGAGCCCCAGAGAGCGTTATCAGGTCGTGCATTACATCCGCGAAAAGTTCATGAAACCGGGGAACCCCGCTTATCAACGGGTGACGCCTGACTATCTCAAGCAGCTCCCCCCGGGTACGGAATCCGGGGAATTCGATCTGAAAATCGAACGTGACTTCGGGCCGGCGCTCGCTTCACAGCTTTCCCGAATCACCACCAGCGCCTTGACCGTCAAACTGAATGCAGAGACGACGATCTCCTATGATTTGCATACTTTGAACCAGGCGGGACTCTGGCAGGGCGGATTTCTCGATTTGAGTGAAACTCAACATATCCGCGGTCGTGGTGAAGGAGTTCCAGAACCAGACGGCAAGCAACTTGCCGGCCTGGCTGGCTGGCAGTGGGGACATGAAGGAACGCTCGATTATCCTCGTGAGAAATTACGTCCCCGTGGACCGCTGCCCGCTGAGTGGTTGCGATATCACGGTCACTACGTGCATGGAAATCAGCTGGTACTTTCCTATGCCATTGATGATCGGGAGATCCTGGAACTTCCCCAGGCGATCCCAGGTAAAACCGCAGTCCGGCATAGCCTGCGAATCGGTCCCGGGAAAGCACTGGTCCTGTCCACCGCAACACCTCAGATTCCCGATGCTGTAGCCTTCATTGCTGGCCCGGGAAACCAGAGTTCAATGGAACGCACACAAGACGCTACCGGTACATTCGCCTTTTGCGGGCAGCTTGAGACGGGAACGTTTGCGGCCAGCGCCGTCCGGGGAGACACAAAGGGGATGACCTGGCATGTCGACGATAAACAGCGTTTCGTGCTTTCGATTCCAGCCGACCAGGAATCGCGGCTGATTGAGATCAGCTGCTTCATGGGTAAAGAGGAGGCAGATTATGATGCGGCACAAACCCTGTTCCGGGAAGCGGAGCAGACAGAAGTGACTGATCCCCGGTCCCTGATTCAGGGTGGCAAAGCCAACTGCCCCGACGTCCTGACCACCGTGGGTTATCCGGGTCTCGAAACGGGGGCTTACGCCCTGGATACGATCACCATTCCGCGTGAGACGCCCTGGAATACGTGGTTTCGGACTTCGGCCCTGGATTTCTTTCCGGATGGACGGATGGTAGTTTCCACGCATGGGGGTGATATCTGGATTGTCTCCGGTCTCGACAAAGGTCTCCTGGATCTGAAATGGAAACGCTTCGCGGGAGGACTCTACGAACCCTTCGGCATTAAGGTAGTCGATGGTCTGATTTATGTAACCTGCAAGGATCGTCTGACGCGACTGCACGATCTGAACCAGGATGGCGAAGCCGATTTCTATGAGAGTTTCTCTGCAGACACCGATGTCTCACGATTCTTCCACTCTTTCAACTTCGATCTGCAGACCGATTCACAAGGCAATTTCTATTACACGAAGTGTGGTCAATACACGAGTTATGCCTTACCGGGGGCGGTGATTAAAGTCTCGCCCGATGGCAAGCAGCGGGACGTTGTCTGTACCGGATTTCGCACCCCCAATGGGATGGGCATGCTGCCCGATGACCGGATGACCGTCAGTGACAATCAGGGAAACTGGATCCCCGCTTCGAAGATCAGCCTCGTCAAGCCGGGCGGTTTTTATGGGTATGTCCAGACTCATGCAGGTGGGAAGAACTGGGCCCCTGACGGAGGGCGGATCGATCATCGCAAGGTGATTCCCCCGAAGACATTTGATCAACCGTTGATCTGGATGCCTCAGGACTACGACAATTCCTCAGGAGGCCAGCTGTGGGTAGATGATCCCCGCTGGGGACCGCTTTCAGGTCGTCTGTTGCACACCAGCTTTGGTAAAGGCTGGATGTATTATCTGATATTGCAGGATTTTGAGGATGTGAGCCAGGCGGCGATCATTAAGCTCCCCTTTCACTTCAGCACGGGTATCCACCGGGCCCGCGTCAACCCGGCGGATGGTCAGGTTTATGCGGTTGGACTGGATGGCTGGAACGGCGGGGGACGCAGAGGTCTCCGCGACCAGGGGATTCAGCGGCTGCGTTACACAGGCAAGCCCTTATCGATGGTGACGGACTGCCAGGTAGAAGCAGACGGTCTGCGGATTGACTTCAACTTCCCACTCGATCCGAAGAGTGCCTCGGATCTCAAATCTTACTTCGCCGAGCAGTGGAATTACCACTGGCGACCCGAATACGGTTCAGACATGTTTTCTCCTGCGACCGATCGTCCCGGAAAAGACAAGCTGAACATCAAGAGTGCCCTGCTTTCCGCAGACGGGAAGAGCGTGAAACTAATGGTGCCTGATCTGAAACCGGTGAACCAGGTGCATCTCAAGTTGAATCTCAAAGCAAAGTCCGGAGAACCATTTGCTGAAGAGGTTTACTGGACGATCAATCGGGTGCCCAAGCCTTAA
- a CDS encoding beta-propeller domain-containing protein produces MKRAAQFFVLLCTLMIATVASAERLVLVSASYQKDLLAICDAKGKVLWSYKTEGPAKGHAGHHDVQLLPNGNILFHDSWTGLKEINLDKEIVWTYDSASSNGNAGKRVDVHAFKRLPNGNTVIVESGVGRIIEVDRDGKLVHQFPLKKGGTQSTRLMRVTPAGTYLVCSEQPGVVLEYNRDGNIVWEYPIGTRVYGALRLKNGNTLIASGSGHSVREVTPDKRTIWEVKERVPGTDVALQWTTCLQELDNGNLVIGNCHAGPENPQILELDENRKIVWQFDDFNLVGNGLACWEILNDEQSKLVRQKLRSLNAKSP; encoded by the coding sequence ATGAAACGCGCCGCACAGTTCTTCGTCCTTCTCTGCACACTTATGATCGCCACAGTCGCTTCCGCGGAACGACTGGTTCTGGTGAGCGCTTCCTATCAGAAAGATCTTCTCGCGATCTGCGATGCAAAAGGTAAAGTCCTCTGGTCGTACAAAACCGAGGGGCCTGCCAAGGGGCACGCCGGCCATCACGATGTGCAGCTGCTCCCCAACGGCAACATCCTGTTTCATGACAGCTGGACCGGGCTCAAAGAGATCAATCTCGATAAAGAAATCGTCTGGACCTACGATTCAGCCAGCAGCAACGGCAACGCCGGGAAGCGGGTGGATGTGCATGCTTTCAAACGCCTGCCCAACGGCAATACGGTGATCGTCGAAAGTGGTGTCGGACGGATTATCGAAGTCGATCGCGACGGCAAGCTCGTGCATCAGTTCCCCTTGAAGAAAGGGGGCACACAATCCACGCGGCTGATGCGAGTCACTCCCGCGGGAACCTACCTGGTCTGTTCGGAACAGCCGGGCGTCGTGTTGGAATATAATCGTGACGGAAACATTGTCTGGGAATATCCGATCGGCACCCGCGTCTACGGCGCCCTGCGTCTTAAGAACGGGAACACACTGATCGCCTCGGGCAGCGGTCACAGCGTCCGCGAAGTTACCCCCGACAAACGGACCATCTGGGAAGTCAAAGAACGTGTGCCGGGCACGGATGTGGCCCTCCAGTGGACCACCTGTCTGCAGGAACTCGACAACGGCAATCTGGTCATCGGCAACTGCCACGCCGGCCCCGAGAATCCACAGATCCTGGAACTCGACGAGAACCGCAAGATCGTCTGGCAATTCGACGATTTCAACCTCGTCGGCAACGGCCTGGCCTGCTGGGAAATTCTGAATGACGAACAGTCGAAACTGGTGCGGCAGAAACTGCGGTCTCTTAACGCGAAGTCACCATGA
- a CDS encoding EF-hand domain-containing protein codes for MRNLSTFLTLFALLLFASDAFAQRGGGGRGGGGPRGGGGGMQMGQGGGQCQRGGGGASGGGSQMQMMMRGGNLTTDQSATDAVEVVTQMLMSMDRNRDGMISANEVPAPLQSRLNGADANGDGVLNRQEQLAVIDRAKILSGRPNATGLGLNDTIFRQLDRNRDQIISRNEVPPSLQRMFRALDSNQDGALDSEEQTAILAKVQTRLNPGAQRKKDPAL; via the coding sequence ATGCGAAACCTCAGTACATTTCTCACTTTGTTTGCGTTGCTGCTGTTTGCCAGCGACGCCTTTGCCCAGCGGGGCGGAGGTGGTCGTGGTGGCGGCGGTCCGCGAGGCGGTGGTGGCGGGATGCAGATGGGTCAGGGAGGCGGCCAGTGCCAGAGAGGTGGCGGCGGAGCTTCCGGCGGTGGAAGTCAGATGCAGATGATGATGAGAGGAGGCAACCTTACGACAGACCAGTCTGCGACGGATGCGGTCGAGGTGGTCACCCAGATGTTGATGTCGATGGATCGGAACAGGGATGGCATGATTTCAGCCAATGAAGTACCCGCGCCATTACAGAGCCGTTTAAATGGTGCTGATGCAAACGGTGACGGAGTTTTAAACCGACAGGAACAACTGGCTGTGATTGACCGGGCCAAAATTCTCAGCGGCCGCCCCAATGCAACGGGACTCGGTCTGAATGATACGATCTTTCGACAACTCGATCGCAACCGGGACCAGATCATCAGTCGCAACGAAGTCCCTCCTTCACTGCAGCGGATGTTCCGTGCTCTGGACTCAAATCAGGATGGAGCCCTCGACTCTGAGGAGCAGACTGCCATTCTGGCCAAAGTTCAGACTCGCTTAAATCCAGGAGCGCAACGTAAGAAGGATCCAGCCTTGTAA
- a CDS encoding BlaI/MecI/CopY family transcriptional regulator codes for MVKTPRDVTEAELSVLQVLWQQGPATIRVITEHLEPDRVDAYYSTVKKLLERLETKGFVKREPAGIAFVYEACIARDDLVGRRLQEVAETLCEGSLTPLLTQLAQHTDLNRKQQKVLMDLIDELAKKNSKP; via the coding sequence ATGGTCAAGACGCCCCGTGATGTGACGGAAGCGGAACTGAGCGTACTGCAGGTCCTCTGGCAACAGGGACCTGCGACGATTCGCGTCATTACAGAGCACCTCGAACCCGACCGGGTTGACGCGTATTACTCCACCGTCAAAAAACTGCTCGAACGCCTGGAAACAAAGGGCTTCGTCAAACGGGAACCGGCGGGCATCGCCTTTGTGTATGAAGCCTGTATCGCGCGTGACGATCTGGTGGGGCGACGCCTGCAGGAGGTGGCGGAGACGTTGTGCGAAGGTTCGCTGACGCCGCTGCTCACACAACTGGCGCAACACACGGATCTGAACCGGAAGCAGCAGAAAGTGCTGATGGATCTGATCGACGAACTTGCCAAAAAGAATTCAAAACCATAA
- a CDS encoding M56 family metallopeptidase yields the protein MDLLWKLLISNAAIAGGLFMLVLLFRRWIKNPALLHMLLLLVLIKLITPPVWQPRITLLSPGTGASVSPVETAPATDGTGLLAENESNANTELNAFNSLRKRMQETSKGSSPATITETRSETSTAETSIEIPVSKPAWYLRLAATFTARGWTWTSFLFLIWTLGTVICCFIAALRIFRFQRLLKLARPASAALQQRAGALGTRIGLESAPQVVLLPGAISPLLWAFCCKARIILPERLLAELDEAERDTLLLHELAHYRRGDHWVRLIELATTALYWWYPVVWWVRREIRLTEEACCDAWVTQTEPDKRRAYAEVLVKATGFVSQAQRIPVATGIGSARILEQRLTSIMCDTLQHTISRRGKFLLATIALLLLSLAPLPGTSQAETKVAEKPDQLPSVEEILDGYRDNIQRLLPMEMTYQVLIKENMNCINNDRQRVKEAELISTLKHTDLKTEDGKVVYNAEQFAIVVGSTLRDAEFLKSNLTANQVKSRLAGWVSERSFFWSDGKSFQRRWPNNLKDSELDLTPRKLTQVALPHYFKSIDVLSAIKGATPPYRVWFGTSSSFPQGQGRITDNFNRVISHKTRAPLAVSQFQWDEKQDWQNLDYFMTRSADQYKIIGWKKHEGCRTIVLDGCFTPIHEQTGLRNRYRIWVDPERGFLPLRMEMTDVNAQGQAVREVYRHLEVEQIDQFADSYYPVKIHFQNYTVDSPGIQKQNEKIREEKLDPQSLAPLPLVPGRREIWTVTSFTANKPMEQDELAWEFPQGAVYTNDLDGNKYVAGRPKQLPLPASPPPALPPGTPAPPLQVKSWLDGNSQSLEALRGKVVFLLFIDGIQETDYSQIPADMEKPLAQMRKFMKAFHSKYSKKGVVFLEVHPPGTEADKIRAFHQFRQFETPAAIDLASQNGGKTNILYDGANLDLNFLVIGRDGHIASTQQSLENEQGELYFYYVANKLSIPIHDDENISEEETMNNGMRIMEYIVSEQLDKALAIEKE from the coding sequence ATGGATCTGCTCTGGAAACTGCTGATCAGTAACGCGGCGATCGCCGGCGGTCTGTTTATGCTCGTGCTCTTGTTCCGCCGATGGATCAAAAACCCGGCACTGCTGCACATGCTGCTGCTACTTGTGCTGATCAAACTGATCACCCCGCCCGTCTGGCAGCCCCGGATCACCTTGCTTTCACCAGGCACCGGTGCGAGCGTCTCACCGGTCGAAACAGCACCGGCGACAGATGGCACTGGTCTGCTTGCTGAAAACGAGTCCAACGCCAACACAGAACTGAATGCTTTTAATTCTCTGCGAAAGCGAATGCAAGAGACCAGCAAAGGATCGTCTCCTGCTACGATTACTGAAACGAGGTCCGAGACCTCAACTGCTGAGACTTCAATAGAGATCCCAGTCAGCAAGCCAGCCTGGTATCTGAGACTGGCTGCCACTTTCACAGCCCGCGGATGGACCTGGACATCATTCTTATTTCTGATCTGGACTCTCGGGACAGTGATCTGCTGCTTCATTGCAGCGCTTCGTATCTTTCGTTTCCAACGACTGCTGAAGCTCGCACGGCCTGCTTCAGCAGCACTGCAGCAACGGGCCGGGGCACTGGGCACGCGTATCGGCCTGGAGTCGGCCCCACAGGTTGTATTGCTTCCGGGCGCGATCTCTCCCCTGCTCTGGGCGTTCTGTTGCAAAGCACGGATTATCCTGCCGGAACGGCTGCTTGCAGAGCTGGATGAAGCAGAACGAGACACACTGCTGCTACATGAGCTGGCGCATTACCGTCGCGGCGATCACTGGGTGCGTCTGATCGAACTTGCCACCACGGCGCTATACTGGTGGTATCCGGTCGTGTGGTGGGTGCGTCGAGAAATCCGTCTGACCGAAGAGGCGTGTTGTGATGCCTGGGTTACCCAGACAGAACCCGACAAACGGCGGGCGTATGCAGAGGTGCTCGTCAAAGCGACCGGCTTCGTTTCCCAGGCGCAACGCATTCCCGTCGCCACCGGCATAGGATCAGCGCGGATTCTGGAGCAGCGTCTGACGTCGATTATGTGTGACACATTGCAGCATACGATTTCGCGGCGGGGAAAATTCCTGCTGGCTACAATCGCTCTGCTGTTATTATCGCTGGCTCCCCTGCCGGGTACTTCGCAGGCGGAGACCAAAGTAGCAGAGAAACCGGACCAGTTGCCGAGCGTGGAAGAAATCCTGGACGGTTACCGGGACAATATTCAACGGTTGCTGCCGATGGAAATGACGTACCAGGTGCTGATTAAAGAGAACATGAACTGTATCAACAATGATCGCCAGAGGGTGAAAGAAGCGGAATTGATTTCAACACTGAAACATACCGACCTCAAAACGGAAGACGGAAAAGTTGTCTACAATGCTGAGCAGTTTGCAATCGTTGTCGGTTCCACTTTAAGAGACGCCGAGTTCCTTAAAAGTAATTTAACAGCGAATCAGGTCAAGTCCCGGCTGGCGGGTTGGGTTTCGGAACGGAGTTTTTTCTGGTCGGATGGCAAATCGTTTCAACGCCGCTGGCCGAATAATTTAAAGGACTCCGAACTGGATCTAACGCCTCGAAAATTAACTCAGGTTGCGCTCCCACATTATTTTAAATCTATCGATGTCTTATCCGCCATCAAAGGGGCAACGCCACCCTATCGCGTGTGGTTCGGTACTTCTTCCAGCTTTCCCCAGGGACAGGGACGCATTACAGATAACTTCAATCGTGTCATCTCACACAAAACCAGAGCCCCACTGGCTGTTTCCCAGTTCCAGTGGGATGAAAAACAGGACTGGCAAAACCTGGATTATTTCATGACTCGATCAGCAGACCAGTACAAAATCATTGGCTGGAAAAAACATGAGGGATGTCGCACCATTGTCCTGGATGGCTGCTTTACGCCTATCCATGAGCAGACCGGGCTACGCAACCGTTATCGTATCTGGGTGGATCCTGAGCGAGGCTTTTTGCCTCTGCGTATGGAAATGACCGACGTGAATGCCCAAGGGCAGGCGGTGCGAGAGGTCTATCGCCACCTGGAAGTCGAGCAGATCGACCAGTTCGCAGACAGCTACTACCCGGTCAAGATCCATTTCCAGAATTACACCGTCGACAGCCCCGGCATTCAGAAGCAGAATGAGAAAATCAGGGAGGAAAAACTGGACCCCCAATCGCTGGCACCTCTGCCCTTAGTTCCTGGACGCAGAGAAATCTGGACTGTCACCAGTTTCACGGCAAATAAACCGATGGAGCAGGATGAGCTTGCCTGGGAATTTCCACAAGGCGCTGTTTACACAAACGATCTGGATGGAAATAAATATGTGGCGGGACGACCGAAACAGCTACCCCTGCCTGCATCACCACCGCCGGCGTTGCCCCCTGGCACACCAGCACCTCCTCTGCAGGTGAAATCCTGGCTGGATGGCAATTCACAGTCTCTGGAAGCGCTGCGTGGCAAAGTCGTCTTCCTATTGTTCATCGACGGAATTCAGGAAACAGATTACTCCCAGATTCCTGCAGACATGGAAAAGCCGCTGGCACAAATGCGTAAATTTATGAAAGCATTCCATTCAAAGTATTCAAAGAAAGGGGTTGTGTTCCTGGAAGTCCATCCACCGGGTACGGAGGCTGATAAGATCCGTGCATTCCATCAGTTCCGTCAATTTGAGACGCCTGCCGCCATTGATCTGGCCAGTCAAAACGGAGGTAAGACGAACATCCTCTATGACGGCGCCAATCTAGATTTGAATTTCCTGGTGATTGGTCGGGATGGCCATATCGCCTCCACCCAGCAGTCTCTGGAGAACGAACAGGGAGAACTCTATTTTTACTATGTTGCAAATAAACTCTCCATCCCTATTCATGATGACGAAAATATTTCTGAAGAAGAAACAATGAATAATGGAATGCGGATCATGGAATACATAGTAAGCGAGCAACTGGATAAAGCGCTCGCAATTGAGAAAGAGTGA